One genomic segment of Amycolatopsis granulosa includes these proteins:
- a CDS encoding 3-deoxy-7-phosphoheptulonate synthase: MTPPATTSRATTPSAGPADTSAALDNQRTLGVSPLISPALLRQELPVDAAVAKTVAQGRAATVDILDGADDRLIVVVGPCSVHDPAAALDYAHRLAAHTTELRDELHVIMRVYFEKPRTTLGWKGLINDPDLDGTYSVNKGLRLARKLLLDISALGLPVGCEFLDPITPQFIADTVSWGSIGARTAASQVHRQLCSALSMPVGIKNSTEGDVQVAIDATRAAAASHVFAGINDDGLAALFTTAGNPDCHVILRGGSAGPNYDAATVAGTLARQAKAGLPERVIIDASHGNSGKDHVRQGVVAGEIADRIAAGERGIAGIMLESFLEAGRQDLVLGRAGDLTYGQSITDACLDWPSTAGLLDRLAEAVAARR, from the coding sequence ATGACACCCCCCGCAACGACCTCCCGCGCAACGACGCCCAGCGCAGGCCCCGCGGACACCAGCGCGGCCCTCGACAACCAGCGCACGCTCGGCGTCAGCCCGCTGATCTCCCCCGCCCTGCTCCGGCAGGAGCTGCCGGTGGACGCGGCGGTCGCCAAGACGGTCGCGCAGGGCCGGGCCGCCACCGTCGACATCCTCGACGGCGCGGACGACCGGCTGATCGTCGTCGTCGGGCCGTGCTCGGTGCACGACCCGGCCGCCGCGCTCGACTACGCGCACCGGCTGGCCGCGCACACCACGGAGCTGCGCGACGAACTGCACGTGATCATGCGCGTGTACTTCGAGAAGCCGCGCACCACGCTGGGCTGGAAAGGCTTGATCAACGACCCGGACCTGGACGGCACCTACTCGGTCAACAAGGGGCTGCGCCTGGCGCGCAAACTGCTGCTCGACATCTCCGCGCTGGGCCTGCCGGTCGGGTGCGAGTTCCTCGACCCGATCACGCCGCAGTTCATCGCCGACACGGTGAGCTGGGGCTCGATCGGCGCCCGGACCGCGGCGAGCCAGGTGCACCGGCAGCTGTGCAGCGCGCTGTCGATGCCGGTCGGCATCAAGAACTCCACCGAGGGCGACGTGCAGGTGGCGATCGACGCGACGCGGGCCGCCGCGGCGAGCCACGTGTTCGCCGGGATCAACGACGACGGCCTGGCCGCGCTGTTCACCACCGCGGGCAACCCGGACTGCCACGTGATCCTGCGTGGCGGCTCGGCCGGACCGAACTACGACGCGGCGACGGTCGCCGGCACGCTGGCCCGGCAGGCGAAGGCCGGGCTGCCGGAACGGGTGATCATCGACGCGAGCCACGGCAACAGCGGCAAGGACCACGTGCGGCAGGGCGTGGTGGCGGGGGAGATCGCGGATCGCATCGCCGCCGGGGAACGCGGGATCGCCGGGATCATGCTGGAGAGCTTCCTGGAAGCCGGGCGGCAGGACCTGGTGCTGGGGCGCGCCGGGGACCTGACCTACGGGCAGTCCATCACCGACGCCTGCCTGGACTGGCCGAGCACGGCCGGGCTGCTGGACCGGCTCGCGGAGGCGGTGGCCGCGCGGCGCTGA
- a CDS encoding polyadenylate-specific 3'-exoribonuclease AS translates to MRFFYDTEFIEDGVTIDLVSIGVVDERGREFYAVSTDFDPAKAGPWVRENVLPKLPSPGDQAWRSRARIRADLLEFFGRPHGGIELWAWYAAYDHVALAQLWGTMPELPRQLPRFTRDLRQRWEDVGKPKLPLPPADAHDALADARFNLERWRIIDEVRRRKGFPL, encoded by the coding sequence GTGCGGTTCTTCTACGACACCGAGTTCATCGAGGACGGCGTGACGATCGATCTGGTCTCGATCGGTGTCGTGGACGAACGGGGACGCGAGTTCTACGCGGTGTCCACCGACTTCGACCCGGCCAAGGCCGGCCCCTGGGTGCGGGAGAACGTCCTGCCGAAGCTGCCGTCCCCGGGCGACCAGGCGTGGCGCAGCCGCGCACGGATCCGGGCCGACCTGCTGGAGTTCTTCGGGCGGCCGCACGGCGGGATCGAGCTGTGGGCCTGGTACGCCGCCTACGACCACGTCGCGCTGGCCCAGCTGTGGGGCACGATGCCCGAACTGCCCCGCCAGCTGCCCCGCTTCACCCGGGACCTGCGGCAGCGGTGGGAGGACGTCGGCAAACCGAAGCTGCCCCTGCCACCGGCGGACGCGCACGACGCGCTGGCCGACGCCCGGTTCAACCTGGAGCGGTGGCGGATCATCGACGAGGTGCGGCGGCGCAAGGGTTTCCCGCTCTGA
- a CDS encoding MarR family winged helix-turn-helix transcriptional regulator has protein sequence MQFVLLATTWWMNTHGEVPNQLTLAGRAGTDVKMASQVLRKLEDKDLIRREVDRADTRAKRLRTTARGAELAREAVERVEGVDGAFFRSVPDTGALIGMLRTLAAAGPG, from the coding sequence GTGCAGTTCGTCCTGCTCGCCACCACGTGGTGGATGAACACCCACGGCGAGGTACCCAACCAGCTCACCCTGGCCGGCCGGGCTGGTACCGACGTGAAGATGGCCTCGCAGGTCCTGCGCAAGCTCGAGGACAAGGACCTGATCCGGCGCGAGGTGGACCGCGCCGACACGCGGGCCAAGCGGCTGCGCACCACCGCACGTGGCGCCGAGCTGGCCCGCGAGGCGGTCGAGCGGGTGGAGGGGGTGGACGGGGCGTTCTTCCGGTCCGTGCCCGACACCGGTGCCCTGATCGGGATGCTGCGCACCCTCGCCGCCGCCGGGCCCGGCTAG
- a CDS encoding 1-acyl-sn-glycerol-3-phosphate acyltransferase yields MVYRLLKYVLLGPLLKLLWPTKVTGAENVPDTGGAILASNHLAVADSFFMPLRVKRRVTFPAKQEYFTEKGLKGTLKKWFFTGAGQIPIDRSGGSAAQAALDTAIRLLREGNLLGIYPEGTRSPDGRLYKGKTGVARVALEAGVPVIPVAMVGTDKVNPIGSKMWRPRRLEIRFGRPLDFSRYAGLSGDRFVERSITDEIMYALMELSGQEYVDIYAAKAKELMAAEAAGVRAVVPAQSGAPQSDRVPETRAG; encoded by the coding sequence GTGGTGTACCGGTTGCTGAAGTACGTGCTGCTCGGGCCGTTGCTCAAGCTCCTGTGGCCCACGAAGGTGACCGGGGCGGAGAACGTCCCCGACACCGGCGGCGCCATCCTGGCCAGCAACCACCTCGCCGTCGCCGACTCGTTCTTCATGCCGCTGCGGGTCAAGCGCCGCGTCACCTTCCCGGCGAAGCAGGAGTACTTCACGGAGAAGGGGCTCAAGGGCACCCTCAAGAAGTGGTTCTTCACCGGCGCGGGCCAGATCCCGATCGACCGCTCCGGCGGCTCGGCCGCCCAGGCCGCGCTCGACACCGCGATCCGGCTGCTGCGCGAGGGCAACCTGCTGGGCATCTACCCGGAGGGCACGCGCTCGCCCGACGGCCGCCTGTACAAGGGCAAGACCGGCGTCGCCCGCGTCGCGCTGGAGGCCGGGGTCCCGGTCATCCCGGTCGCGATGGTCGGCACCGACAAGGTCAACCCGATCGGGTCGAAGATGTGGCGTCCCCGCCGCCTGGAGATCCGGTTCGGCAGGCCGCTGGACTTCTCGCGGTACGCGGGGCTGTCCGGGGACCGGTTCGTCGAGCGGTCCATCACCGACGAGATCATGTACGCCCTGATGGAACTGTCCGGCCAGGAGTACGTCGACATCTACGCCGCCAAGGCCAAGGAACTGATGGCTGCGGAGGCCGCCGGGGTGCGCGCCGTGGTGCCCGCGCAGTCCGGGGCGCCCCAGTCCGACCGGGTACCGGAGACCAGGGCCGGTTGA
- a CDS encoding TIGR02453 family protein, whose protein sequence is MTKFAGFGEHAVEFYDGLSADNSKAYWADHVEVYRSDVRAPMEALIAELTPEFGPGFGEGKVFRPYRDVRFARDKTPYKTHCGGVVEQGRGGGAYYVEVSSAGLRVGGGCFHLQSDQLARFRQAVGTEIHGAALAGILARLRRAGWTVTGDALKTKPRGYPDDHPRLDLLRHRSLYAVRSWEPDDTLHERACLERVRTAWRQLRPFNEWARDHVGVSAKPRR, encoded by the coding sequence GTGACGAAGTTCGCCGGATTCGGAGAGCACGCGGTCGAGTTCTACGACGGGCTGAGCGCGGACAACTCGAAGGCGTACTGGGCCGACCACGTCGAGGTCTACCGGTCGGACGTGCGCGCCCCGATGGAGGCGCTGATCGCCGAGCTGACGCCCGAGTTCGGTCCCGGCTTCGGCGAGGGCAAGGTGTTCCGCCCCTACCGCGACGTGCGGTTCGCCCGGGACAAGACCCCGTACAAGACCCATTGCGGCGGCGTGGTCGAGCAGGGCCGTGGCGGCGGCGCGTACTACGTCGAGGTGTCCTCGGCCGGGTTGCGGGTCGGCGGCGGGTGCTTCCACCTCCAGTCCGACCAGCTGGCCCGCTTCCGGCAGGCGGTCGGCACCGAGATCCACGGCGCCGCGCTCGCGGGCATCCTCGCCCGCCTGCGCCGGGCCGGCTGGACCGTCACCGGGGACGCGCTGAAGACCAAACCACGCGGCTACCCCGATGACCATCCGCGCCTCGACCTGCTCAGGCACCGCTCGCTGTACGCCGTCCGCTCCTGGGAACCGGACGACACCCTGCACGAACGCGCCTGCCTGGAGCGGGTGCGCACGGCGTGGCGGCAGCTGCGGCCGTTCAACGAGTGGGCCCGCGACCACGTCGGGGTGAGCGCGAAGCCGCGTCGCTGA
- a CDS encoding DUF427 domain-containing protein, protein MTTDARGRVRTEPGTKRVRAVFGGQVVADTLRPLLVWEVPYYPAYYIPRKDVRDDYLVATGETAHSPSRGDAEVLTVRVGDREAPAAALDYTGSPLDGLAGHVRLDFGAMDSWFEEDEEIFVHPRDPHTRVDILASSRHVRIEIDGVTVAESRSPRLLFETGLPTRYYLPKTDVRLDLLEPSDTITRCPYKGEAGYYSVRVGDTLHEDVVWYYRAPLPESQKVQGLVAFYDEKVDVYLDGVRQERPRTKFA, encoded by the coding sequence GGCCGGGTCCGGACCGAGCCGGGCACCAAGCGGGTACGGGCGGTCTTCGGCGGGCAGGTCGTCGCCGACACGCTCCGCCCGCTCCTGGTGTGGGAGGTGCCCTACTACCCGGCCTACTACATCCCGCGCAAGGACGTGCGGGACGACTACCTGGTCGCCACCGGCGAGACGGCGCATTCGCCGAGCCGGGGCGACGCCGAGGTGCTCACCGTGCGGGTGGGTGATCGCGAGGCTCCCGCCGCGGCACTGGACTACACCGGCTCGCCGCTGGACGGGCTGGCGGGGCACGTGCGGCTCGACTTCGGCGCGATGGACTCGTGGTTCGAGGAGGACGAGGAGATCTTCGTGCACCCGCGCGACCCGCACACCCGGGTCGACATCCTCGCCAGTTCCCGGCACGTGCGGATCGAGATCGACGGGGTGACCGTCGCCGAGTCGCGCAGCCCCCGGTTGCTGTTCGAGACCGGTCTGCCGACCCGGTACTACCTGCCCAAGACCGACGTGCGGCTGGATCTGCTCGAGCCGAGCGACACCATCACGCGCTGCCCCTACAAGGGCGAGGCCGGGTACTACTCGGTGCGCGTGGGGGACACGCTGCACGAGGACGTGGTCTGGTACTACCGGGCGCCGCTGCCGGAGAGCCAGAAGGTGCAGGGGCTCGTCGCGTTCTACGACGAGAAGGTGGACGTCTACCTCGACGGTGTCCGGCAGGAGCGGCCCCGGACGAAGTTCGCCTGA
- the pyk gene encoding pyruvate kinase yields the protein MSRRAKIVCTMGPATATAEKVRALVDAGMDVARLNFSHGSHGDHKQVYDLIREAAAESGRAVGVLADLQGPKIRLGTFAGGPVEWRTGDVVRITVEDVAGTHDRVSTTYRGLARDAKPGDRLLVDDGKVGLVVQGVEGPDVVCEVTEGGPVSNNKGVSLPGMDVSVPALSDKDVEDLEFALELGADFIALSFVRSPADIDLVHQVMDRVGKGRRPVIAKLEKPEAVYNLEAIVLAFDGVMVARGDLGVELPLEQVPLVQKRAIQIARENAKPVIVATQMLDSMINNSRPTRAEASDVANAVLDGADAVMLSGETSVGRYPIETVQTMSRIVEAVEADTPVVPPLSHVPRTKRGVISYAAKDIGERLNAKALVAFTQSGDTVRRLARLHTRLPLLAFTPEESVRSQLSLTWGTYTELVPSVDSTDRMIKQVDRAMLETGRYQPGDLVVIVAGSPPGTVGSTNLIRVHKLGEDDHA from the coding sequence GTGAGCCGACGCGCGAAGATCGTATGCACGATGGGACCCGCCACCGCGACCGCGGAGAAGGTGCGCGCCCTAGTCGACGCCGGAATGGACGTGGCGCGCCTGAACTTCAGCCACGGCAGCCACGGCGACCACAAGCAGGTGTACGACCTGATCCGGGAGGCCGCGGCCGAGAGCGGGCGCGCCGTCGGCGTCCTCGCCGACCTGCAGGGCCCGAAGATCCGGCTCGGCACCTTCGCCGGTGGCCCGGTGGAGTGGCGCACCGGGGACGTGGTGCGCATCACCGTGGAGGACGTGGCCGGTACCCACGACCGGGTGTCCACCACCTACCGGGGCCTGGCCAGGGACGCCAAGCCGGGTGACCGCCTGCTGGTCGACGACGGCAAGGTGGGCCTGGTGGTCCAGGGTGTCGAGGGGCCGGACGTGGTCTGCGAGGTCACCGAGGGCGGCCCGGTCAGCAACAACAAGGGCGTCTCGCTGCCCGGCATGGACGTCTCGGTGCCGGCGCTGTCCGACAAGGACGTCGAGGACCTGGAGTTCGCGCTCGAGCTGGGCGCCGACTTCATCGCGTTGTCCTTCGTCCGCTCGCCCGCCGACATCGACCTGGTGCACCAGGTGATGGACCGCGTGGGCAAGGGGCGCCGCCCGGTCATCGCGAAACTGGAGAAGCCCGAGGCGGTCTACAACCTCGAGGCCATCGTGCTGGCCTTCGACGGCGTCATGGTCGCCCGCGGCGACCTGGGCGTCGAGCTCCCCCTGGAGCAGGTGCCCCTGGTGCAGAAGCGGGCGATCCAGATCGCCCGGGAGAACGCCAAGCCGGTCATCGTGGCGACCCAGATGCTCGACTCGATGATCAACAACTCGCGGCCGACCCGCGCCGAGGCCTCCGACGTGGCCAACGCGGTGCTCGACGGCGCGGACGCGGTCATGCTCTCCGGCGAGACCAGCGTGGGCCGCTACCCGATCGAGACGGTGCAGACCATGTCCCGGATCGTGGAGGCGGTTGAGGCCGACACCCCGGTCGTGCCGCCGCTGTCGCACGTGCCGCGCACCAAGCGGGGCGTGATCTCCTACGCGGCCAAGGACATCGGCGAGCGGCTCAACGCGAAGGCACTGGTCGCTTTCACCCAGTCCGGTGACACGGTCCGCAGGCTGGCCCGGTTGCACACGCGGCTGCCGCTGCTGGCGTTCACGCCCGAGGAGAGCGTGCGCAGCCAGCTGTCGCTGACCTGGGGTACCTACACCGAGCTGGTGCCGTCGGTGGACTCGACCGACCGGATGATCAAGCAGGTGGACCGCGCGATGCTGGAGACCGGCCGCTACCAGCCGGGTGACCTGGTCGTCATCGTGGCCGGCTCGCCGCCGGGCACCGTCGGTTCGACCAACCTGATCCGGGTGCACAAGCTCGGTGAGGACGACCACGCCTGA
- a CDS encoding alpha/beta hydrolase: MPVLAGAEPFAHTGSAEVGVLLCHGFTGTPQSLRGWAEHLAAHDFTVRLPRLPGHGTTWQEMNKTGWPEWYGAVEREFLELRERCASVFVFGQSMGGTLALRIAQQHGDAVAGLVLVNPSVTRLSWDTKLLPVLSKVVPWSRGVANDIAKPGVTELAYDRVPVRAAASLSRLWKLVRADLPKVTQPLLLLHSLVDHVVEPENARIVLDGVRSRDVTEVVLEKSFHVATLDHDAPLVFRRSVDFVEAVRDPGQVGAR, translated from the coding sequence ATGCCTGTGCTCGCCGGTGCGGAACCGTTCGCGCACACCGGTTCGGCCGAGGTCGGGGTGTTGCTGTGCCACGGCTTCACCGGCACTCCGCAGAGCCTGCGCGGCTGGGCCGAGCACCTGGCCGCACACGACTTCACGGTGCGGCTGCCCCGCCTGCCCGGGCACGGTACGACCTGGCAGGAGATGAACAAGACCGGCTGGCCCGAGTGGTACGGCGCCGTCGAGCGCGAGTTCCTGGAGCTGCGCGAGCGGTGCGCGTCGGTGTTCGTGTTCGGCCAGTCGATGGGTGGCACCCTCGCGCTGCGGATCGCCCAGCAGCACGGGGACGCGGTCGCCGGCCTGGTGCTGGTCAACCCGTCGGTGACCCGGCTGAGCTGGGACACCAAGCTGTTGCCGGTGCTGTCGAAGGTGGTGCCCTGGTCGCGCGGCGTCGCGAACGACATCGCCAAGCCGGGCGTCACCGAGCTGGCCTACGACCGGGTGCCGGTGCGGGCGGCGGCGAGCCTTTCGCGGCTGTGGAAGCTCGTGCGGGCCGATCTGCCGAAGGTGACGCAGCCGCTTCTGCTGCTGCACTCGCTCGTCGACCACGTGGTGGAGCCGGAGAACGCCCGGATCGTGCTCGACGGCGTCCGCAGCCGGGACGTGACGGAAGTGGTGCTGGAGAAGAGTTTTCACGTGGCGACGCTGGACCACGACGCGCCACTCGTCTTCCGGCGTAGTGTCGATTTCGTGGAAGCGGTCCGCGACCCGGGACAAGTGGGGGCCCGATGA
- a CDS encoding 6-phosphofructokinase — protein sequence MRVGVLTGGGDCPGLNAVIRAVVRKGIETHGWEIVGFRSGWRGPLTGDSRPLGLADVEEILSRGGTILGSSRTNPYREEGGVERIKSVLAEQGVDALVAIGGEDTLGVAKKLTDDGIGVVGVPKTIDNDLAATDYTFGFDTAVHIATEAIDRLRTTAESHYRAMVVEVMGRHAGWIALHAGLAGGANVILVPERPFSVEQVVEWVERRFEKMYAPIIVVAEGAVPEGGAEVLKTGAKDAFGHVQLGGVGTWLADEIAARTGKESRAVVLGHTQRGGTPTAYDRVLATRFGLHAVDAVADGDFGTMVALRGTDIARVKLAEATAELKTVPPERYQEAEVFFG from the coding sequence ATGCGTGTCGGCGTGCTGACCGGTGGCGGCGACTGCCCCGGGCTCAACGCGGTGATCCGCGCGGTCGTCCGCAAGGGCATCGAGACCCACGGCTGGGAGATCGTGGGCTTCCGCTCCGGCTGGCGCGGCCCGCTGACCGGGGACAGCCGCCCGCTCGGTCTCGCCGACGTCGAGGAGATCCTCAGCCGCGGCGGCACCATCCTCGGATCCTCGCGCACGAACCCGTACCGCGAGGAGGGCGGCGTCGAGCGGATCAAGTCCGTGCTGGCCGAGCAGGGCGTGGACGCGCTCGTCGCGATCGGCGGCGAGGACACGCTGGGCGTGGCGAAGAAGCTCACCGACGACGGCATCGGCGTGGTGGGCGTGCCCAAGACCATCGACAACGACCTCGCCGCCACCGACTACACGTTCGGCTTCGACACCGCGGTGCACATCGCCACCGAGGCCATCGACCGGCTGCGCACCACCGCCGAGTCGCACTACCGCGCGATGGTCGTCGAGGTCATGGGACGGCACGCGGGCTGGATCGCGCTGCACGCCGGCCTCGCCGGCGGCGCCAACGTGATCCTCGTGCCGGAGCGGCCGTTCTCCGTCGAGCAGGTCGTCGAGTGGGTCGAGCGGCGCTTCGAGAAGATGTACGCACCGATCATCGTGGTCGCCGAGGGCGCGGTGCCGGAGGGCGGCGCCGAGGTGCTCAAGACCGGGGCGAAGGACGCGTTCGGGCACGTCCAGCTCGGTGGGGTGGGCACCTGGCTCGCGGACGAGATCGCGGCCCGCACCGGCAAGGAGTCCCGCGCGGTGGTGCTCGGCCACACCCAGCGCGGCGGCACCCCGACGGCCTACGACCGGGTGCTCGCCACCCGGTTCGGCCTGCACGCCGTGGACGCGGTCGCCGACGGCGACTTCGGCACGATGGTCGCGTTGCGCGGCACCGACATCGCGCGGGTCAAGCTCGCCGAGGCGACCGCGGAGCTGAAGACCGTGCCGCCGGAGCGGTACCAGGAGGCCGAGGTCTTCTTCGGCTGA
- a CDS encoding MBL fold metallo-hydrolase, giving the protein MSDERLYFRQLLSGRDFAVGNPVARQMANFAYLIGDRETREAVIVDPAYAVGDLLDVLAADDMRLAGVLATHHHPDHVGGTMMGFTLAGLPELLARESVPVHVNRNETDWVQRVTGVSATDLTGHDHDDVVEVGAIAIRLLHTPGHTPGSQCFLVGDRLVAGDTLFLEGCGRTDFPGGDAEAMYHSLRWLAGLAGDPVVYPGHQYSPAPSAPLSTVRENNFVYRPRNLDEWKTMFGG; this is encoded by the coding sequence ATGTCCGACGAGCGCCTGTACTTCCGCCAGCTGCTGTCCGGCCGCGACTTCGCGGTGGGCAACCCGGTGGCCAGGCAGATGGCCAACTTCGCCTACCTGATCGGCGACCGGGAGACGCGGGAGGCCGTGATCGTCGACCCGGCCTACGCCGTGGGCGACCTGCTGGACGTGCTCGCCGCCGACGACATGCGGCTGGCCGGGGTGCTGGCCACCCACCACCACCCCGACCACGTCGGCGGCACCATGATGGGCTTCACCCTGGCCGGCCTGCCGGAGCTGCTCGCGCGCGAGAGCGTGCCGGTGCACGTCAACCGCAACGAGACGGACTGGGTCCAGCGGGTCACCGGCGTGTCCGCCACCGACCTGACCGGGCACGACCACGACGACGTGGTCGAGGTGGGCGCGATCGCCATCCGGCTGCTGCACACCCCCGGCCACACCCCGGGCAGCCAGTGCTTCCTGGTCGGCGACCGGCTCGTCGCGGGGGACACGCTGTTCCTCGAGGGGTGTGGCCGTACGGACTTCCCCGGCGGCGACGCCGAGGCGATGTACCACAGCCTGCGCTGGCTGGCCGGCCTGGCGGGCGACCCGGTGGTCTACCCCGGGCACCAGTACTCGCCCGCCCCGTCGGCGCCGCTGTCGACGGTCAGGGAGAACAACTTCGTCTACCGGCCGCGCAACCTCGACGAGTGGAAGACGATGTTCGGCGGTTAG
- a CDS encoding glycerate kinase — MSRPRVIVAPDKFKGTLPADQVAAAIASGLRRGRGDAEVVECPIADGGDGTVAAAVAAGFEFVPARASGPAGEPVGTGYARRGGTAVIELAAVSGLALLDEPAPLTATTLGVGELMRAALDAGATRLVLGLGGSSSTDGGTGLLRALGARLLDEDGDELPLGGAALRRLARVDLDGLDARVRDVELLVASDVDNPLLGEHGAAAVYGPQKGAAPEDVDLLESALHRLAEVVRAHGADVANVPGAGAAGGTGFALALLGASFRPGIDVVLELTGLADKLPGADLVITGEGSLDEQTLRGKGPAGIAAAAAERGIPVVALAGRTTLAPDALTAAGFTAAYALTDIEPDVRRCLSDPAPLLARLGERVAREFL; from the coding sequence GTGAGCCGTCCCCGGGTGATCGTCGCTCCGGACAAGTTCAAGGGCACCCTGCCCGCCGACCAGGTGGCGGCCGCGATCGCTTCCGGGCTCCGCCGTGGCCGCGGTGACGCCGAGGTGGTGGAGTGCCCGATCGCCGACGGCGGCGACGGGACGGTGGCCGCCGCCGTGGCCGCCGGGTTCGAGTTCGTGCCAGCGCGGGCGAGCGGACCGGCCGGCGAGCCGGTCGGGACCGGCTACGCCCGCCGGGGCGGGACCGCGGTGATCGAGCTGGCGGCGGTGTCCGGGCTGGCGCTGCTGGACGAGCCTGCCCCGCTGACCGCGACCACGCTCGGCGTCGGCGAGCTGATGCGCGCCGCCCTGGACGCCGGCGCGACCCGGCTGGTGCTGGGGCTGGGTGGCAGTTCGAGCACCGACGGCGGTACCGGGCTGTTGCGGGCGCTGGGCGCGCGCCTGCTGGACGAGGACGGCGACGAGCTGCCGCTGGGCGGGGCCGCGCTGCGGCGGCTGGCGCGGGTCGACCTGGACGGCCTGGACGCGCGGGTGCGGGACGTGGAGCTGCTGGTCGCCAGCGACGTGGACAACCCGCTGCTGGGCGAGCACGGCGCGGCGGCGGTGTACGGGCCGCAGAAGGGTGCTGCCCCGGAGGACGTCGATCTGCTGGAATCCGCGCTGCATCGCCTGGCGGAGGTCGTGCGGGCGCACGGCGCCGACGTGGCGAACGTGCCGGGTGCCGGGGCGGCCGGGGGCACCGGGTTCGCGCTGGCGCTGCTCGGCGCGTCCTTCCGCCCGGGCATCGACGTGGTGCTGGAGCTGACCGGGCTGGCGGACAAGCTGCCAGGCGCGGACCTGGTGATCACCGGCGAGGGTTCGCTGGACGAGCAGACCCTGCGCGGCAAGGGCCCGGCCGGCATCGCCGCGGCCGCGGCCGAGCGCGGCATCCCGGTGGTGGCGCTGGCCGGGCGCACCACGCTGGCACCGGACGCGCTGACGGCGGCGGGTTTCACCGCGGCGTACGCGCTGACCGACATCGAGCCCGACGTGCGGCGCTGCCTCAGCGACCCCGCTCCGCTGCTGGCCCGGCTCGGCGAGCGGGTCGCCCGGGAGTTCCTCTAA
- the tesB gene encoding acyl-CoA thioesterase II — protein MTELARDAAAGLDAQEGAGGQAVLDNLVALLDLERIEEDIFRGVSPPHSPVRVFGGQVAGQALVAAGRTVPPERKVHSLHAYFIRGGDPRVPIVYEVDRIRDGRSFTTRRVVAVQHGKAIFALSASFQKSEPGLEHAAAMPQVPDPESLPTYAERIRAVPQALPDFRERPRPIDIRYVNDPPWVTRQTGERPDRNQVWMRADGVLPDDPLLHVCVLTYASDMTLLDSPLARHGVYWDLDRVLGASLDHALWFHRPFRADEWFLYDTESPSASGGRGLATGRFFSRDGQLLATVVQEGLLRVLPPDGRPG, from the coding sequence ATGACTGAGCTGGCGCGGGACGCGGCCGCCGGACTGGACGCCCAGGAGGGCGCCGGCGGGCAGGCGGTGCTCGACAACCTCGTCGCGCTGCTGGACCTCGAGCGCATCGAGGAGGACATCTTCCGCGGGGTCAGCCCGCCGCACTCGCCGGTGCGCGTGTTCGGCGGCCAGGTCGCCGGGCAGGCCCTGGTCGCCGCCGGGCGGACGGTGCCACCGGAGCGGAAGGTGCACTCGCTGCACGCGTACTTCATCCGCGGCGGCGACCCGCGGGTGCCGATCGTGTACGAGGTCGACCGCATCCGGGACGGCCGGTCGTTCACCACCCGCCGGGTGGTGGCGGTCCAGCACGGCAAGGCGATCTTCGCGTTGTCCGCGTCGTTCCAGAAGTCCGAGCCGGGGCTGGAGCACGCGGCCGCGATGCCGCAGGTGCCGGACCCGGAGTCCCTGCCGACCTACGCCGAGCGGATCCGCGCGGTCCCGCAGGCGCTGCCGGACTTCCGCGAGCGCCCACGGCCGATCGACATCCGCTACGTCAACGACCCGCCGTGGGTGACGCGGCAGACCGGCGAGCGGCCGGACCGCAACCAGGTGTGGATGCGCGCGGACGGGGTGCTCCCGGACGATCCGCTGCTGCACGTGTGCGTGCTGACCTACGCCTCGGACATGACGCTGCTGGACTCGCCGCTGGCCCGGCACGGCGTGTACTGGGACCTGGACCGGGTGCTCGGCGCGAGCCTGGACCACGCGCTGTGGTTCCACCGGCCGTTCCGCGCGGACGAATGGTTCCTCTACGACACCGAGTCGCCCTCGGCGTCCGGCGGGCGCGGACTGGCGACCGGCCGGTTCTTCAGCCGCGACGGGCAGCTGCTGGCGACCGTGGTGCAGGAGGGTCTGCTGCGCGTGCTGCCGCCGGACGGCCGGCCGGGCTGA